The following DNA comes from Photobacterium sp. DA100.
CGGACCTGAGAGATGCGATTGCTTATGCTGAAGAAGTAAGGGACTACGTGTCGCGGGATCTATTCCAGGACATCCTCGAAGACGAAGAGGAGCATGTCGACTGGCTCGAAACCCAGCTTGGGCTGATCGAGAAGATGGGGATCGCCAACTATAACCAGGCCCAGATTGTCGATGAAGATGATTAGGGTCGGGGGGCAGAGACTCCTGGCTCCTGAGTAGAGCGAGATCTACCTCTATGGTAAAGCATGTAAACCCACATCAGTGTGGGTTTTTGGGTTCTAGGAATAATACTGCACAAGGCCCTAGGAAAAGCGGGTTCTGGTTCCTAGGAAAAGATTAAGAGCTAAAGAGTTTGAAGCAGCGCTATGGTATTTGAGTCTTTTGCAGAACCCAACCCAGAAGCCAGCCCCCAAACTGCAAGAACCAGGAACTTACTTCCTTCTTGATTAATTTTCCGGCAGGGCTTGCGTTCGAAACTGTGATCTGTATAATGCCCTCCACTGCCTGAGGATATAGCCTTGTAACTGCAGTTGTGAACCAATAAGCGTTGAGGAAGAAACTGCTAGCCAGTTTGCTAAATGTATACTCTGACTTATGTTCGCAGTCATTAAATTGACTGACAATGTGTCCGATAGGGACACTACGTTCACATAAATCAATCGGCATTCTCTCGTCTTTACGAGTCTGAGTGGCGATATTGTTTGTGTAATTTTTATTATTGGAGCTCTGTCTCATGCAGAACCAACGTATTCGTATCCGCCTTAAGGCGTTCGATCACCGTTTGATCGATCAGTCGACTGCGGAAATCGTTGAAACAGCTAAGCGTACTGGCGCGCAGGTTAAGGGTCCAATCCCACTACCTACTCGCAAAGAGCGTTTCACTGTTCTTATTTCTCCTCACGTTA
Coding sequences within:
- the rpsJ gene encoding 30S ribosomal protein S10, whose protein sequence is MQNQRIRIRLKAFDHRLIDQSTAEIVETAKRTGAQVKGPIPLPTRKERFTVLISPHVNKDARDQYEIRTHKRLIDIVEPTDKTVDALMRLDLAAGVDVQISLG